A section of the Carassius carassius chromosome 17, fCarCar2.1, whole genome shotgun sequence genome encodes:
- the LOC132091049 gene encoding retinol dehydrogenase 8-like, whose protein sequence is MNQKAVLITGCSSGIGLALAVRLAKDEKKRFMVYATMRNLAKRGALEKAAGCTLGSTLEIKQLDVCDENSIKACLDSLPMRRVDILIMHLCRNAEMGMIGPIECQTIDEMKSVLDTDFFGLVRLLKEILPDMKKRKSGHIVVISNVMGIQGILFNDIYAASKFAVEGFCESLAVQALRFNLNISLIEPGPVITEFERKVYEEGVKIDLSKADKVTADMFTNIYLKNYNQIFQSLGQTPEDVAEHTFKMITMTNPPFRHQINHLCTPMTNLKYSDPNGDLPIETFYKMVFEHDKVFKTSLNFLKLLCWRSHKDKNSS, encoded by the exons ATGAATCAGAAGGCTGTACTGATCACTGGTTGTTCTTCTGGTATTGGATTGGCACTTGCTGTTCGTCTTGCCAAAGATGAGAAAAAGAGGTTTATGG TGTATGCGACTATGAGGAATCTGGCTAAACGTGGAGCTCTGGAGAAGGCAGCCGGTTGTACTTTGGGCAGCACACTGGAGATCAAGCAGCTCGACGTCTGTGATGAGAATTCTATCAAAGCCTGTCTGGACAGCCTGCCCATGCGCAGAGTTGACATTCTCA TTATGCATTTATGCAGAAATGCTGAAATGGGAATGATTGGCCCCATTGAGTGTCAGACCATTGATGAGATGAAATCTGTCCTGGACACTGACTTCTTTGGGCTTGTGCGATTGTTGAAGGAGATTCTGCCTGATATGAAGAAGAGAAAAAGTGGCCACATAGTGGTAATCAGCAATGTAATGGGGATTCAGG GTATTTTGTTTAATGACATTTATGCTGCTTCCAAGTTTGCTGTTGAAGGGTTCTGTGAGAGTCTGGCAGTTCAAGCTCTGAGATTCAATCTGAA TATCAGCCTCATTGAACCAGGACCCGTCATCACAGAGTTTGAGCGTAAGGTGTACGAGGAAGGCGTGAAGATAGACCTCTCCAAAGCTGATAAAGTGACAGCAGATATGTTTACCAACATCTACTTGAAAAATTACAACCAGATATTCCAGAGTCTTGGACAAACTCCAGAGGATGTTGCAGAG CACACATTCAAAATGATTACCATGACCAACCCACCATTTCGCCATCAGATTAACCATCTGTGCACACCCATGACCAACCTAAAATATTCAGATCCAAATGGTGACCTTCCCATTGAAACCTTCTACAAAATGGTGTTTGAACATGACAAGGTGTTCAAAACAAGTCTCAATTTCCTCAAGCTCCTGTGCTGGAGAAGCCATAAAGACAAGAATTCTTCCTAA